TACCTCGGCGCCGAGAAGCCGCCGCTGGCCGAGTCGAGCTCTATTGCGGGCTTTCATCTTTCGTTCGCCTACATGAGCTTCATGGGGCTGTGCTATATCGCCCTGCCCTCGCTTTTTCTACTGCCGTTCGAGTTAGGCGCAGACCCTGAACGATTCGCCCCGGTCGCCGAGAAAGCGAAGATCCTTCTTCGCTTTCTCGCTCTGTTCGCCCTCTTTGACGGAATGAACATCATCTTTTCGTCGGCGTTAAAGGGCGCCGGCGATACGCGTTTCGTTATGTTCATGTTAACGACGATGGCCATCTTCGGTCTGGTTCTACCCGTCGGCCTGGCCGTGTATTACTTTCAGGCGAATATCTACACGGTCTGGACGATCGCGACGGTGTACGGCCTGGTCCTTGCCCTTGGCTTCTTCGTGCGCTTCTCTCTCGGCCACTGGAAAGAGATGCGCGTCATCGAAGAGGCACCGCCTCTCGACTAAACGCAGGCGGCAACATAGCGAAAAGGAGGCGGATAGGCAGATGAGGAACATGACGATACTGCTTTTCATTTCATTGATATTGTGTCACACCCAGGGAATTATTGCCAGGCAAGAAACACTCCCTCAGAATCGTGCACAGGACTGTATTGAATTCAACGAAAGCATTCTAACTCTGTTTTCTGGAGCTGAAGGAATGATGTTTCTCTGGGAGGCATCTTATAGCGAAAGAACTGCTTCTGGCGACTGGCCAGATTACGGCCCGGGCCTGGTTTGCATTACGTTCATAAACGCAGGCGGGGAACAGATCCCTGGCGAATTCATTCATTACAAAGGAAACGTGCTTTATCGGTTAGTCGTGTATGAGAAGCCAGAATATGCGGTACAGGCTGCGGCTACGGCGTTCAAACGAGAAAGGACGATGGTTCGTGGGAACAGGCTGTTTACATATGCCGTTGATCAGGGGAACAGAAAAAATGTCTCTCCGATGATCCTGAAGGCTGCCGAAGATTTCTTGAATCGTCAGGATTGACTTCTTTCCCGCCACCGACCCGATTCCAGCACAGAAGAAACAGGCGATCGGTTAACAAATATCTGTCTCTTCCTCCGTGTCCTCGGAGCCCTCTGTGGTCAACTGGCTTCTTCCTGGCAGAATAGGATAGTCAAATCTCTCCCTGAAAGATATTGCGATACACAAACGTCGCCGTCCAGTCCTGCGTAAGAGGCAGCTCGTATTCCATAACCTGAACGGAGCGATCTTCGCTGCCGAGCGTCCTCACAGAGCCCTGTATCTTCTTATTCTTCTGGTTCATCTGTCGGTAAGGAAGAGGCAGGCGCAGCGTTAGCTTAGACTGCGTCGGCTGATATTCTCGAGTCGTCACCGTCCATTCCAGAGAGACATCGCCGTTGCGGTCTCGTTTGCCTTTCAGTCGGGCCTCAAAGGTTTTGCCGTGCGCATAATCGAGGCTCAGGCCGTCGTCAAGAATCAGCGTACCCTGGACCTCCTGATCGGGATACACCTGTATAAAGATATCGTTAGCCAGAGTCTCCTCTGCATTGCGTCCGGGGCGGGCGAACGGAATCATCGAACCCGAACGAATAAAAAGAGGATAATAACCCGGCGAAACAGGAATCTGAACGCGGCCTCCTCTATAAAGATCGCCCGTTTCGAACTCGTACCAATCGCCGGGAGGAAGCTCGACGACGCGCTCCCTGAGCGAGGGCTGCATGACGGGTGCGGCAAGAAGTGCCGGACCGAGCATAAACTGCGATGACGTTCTCGCATACTCCACCGAAGGGAATTCAAGAAAAAGAGGCCGGACGATAGGCATGCCCGTGCGATGGGCCTCCCAGAAGAGCGAATAGATGTACGGCAGAAGGCTGTAGCGCCGATTGATATGCTTGCGTGCGTTCTGTAATACTTCGGGCCCGTAGCTCCACGGATCCTGACTGTACGAATAGAGCGTCGTGTGGATGCGAAAAAACGGCATCAACGATCCAAGCTCCACCCAGCGCTGAAAAAGCTCGGGCTGCCGGCGCAGCTTCAAAGCGCCGAGTTTGCCCGATCTCGAACCGAAACCGCCGACATCCGCTCCGCTGAACGGCACGCCGCACAATCCAAGGTTAACGATCTGATAGAGGTTATCGCGAAGATGCGCCCAGCTTGAATGATTATCGCCGGTCCAGAGCGCGGCATACTTCTGGATGCCCGAGAAGGCCGAGCGCGTCAGCACAAACGGACGCTGGCCGGGCTTCCATACGTTGAAGGCCTCGTTGGTGGCCTTCGCTTCGAGGTTGCCATAAAGATTGCGATAGCGCAGATGCGAGCCGTCGACGTGTGTGATATCTTCGTCAAGCGGCTCCGTCGTCTTGCCCATCTTCAAAGCGGGCTCGTTCATATCGTTCCAGATGCCGCTCACGCCGGCATTAAAGATAGGCTTATGCTGACGGGCCCACCAGTAGCGCGTATCCTCCCGCACGAAATCCGGGAAGGCGCACAGACCGGGCCAGACCTTGCCGATGTAAAGCGAGCCGTCGCTTTTGCGGCAGAAATGATCGCCTTCCAATCCGCCTCTGTAGACATCATAGTCGTCTTTCGCAGCGACGCCGGGATCGATGATAGCGACGGTACGCACGCCCTGCTCGGCAAGCTCCGCATGCAATCGTTCGGGCTCGGCGAATTTTTCGGGATTCCAGGTGAACACCCTGTAGCGATCCATATAGTGAATGTCAAGATGGATTACGTCAAGAGGAAGCCGGTGCTGTCTTGCCGTCTTCGCTATCTCAAGCACCTTCTTCTGACTGCGATACGACCATCGGGACTGATGATAGCCGAGCGCCCAGACAGGCGGCAAAAACGGCTGCCCTGTTAACTGTGCATAGGAACGCAGGATGTCGGCTGGCGAGCCGGTGAATAATACAAGATCGATCGGAGCCGGCTCTTTTTCAACGGAGGTAGGAAGATGGCGGCTGACGTGAATCTCGAGGCCTTCTTCAATCCTCGTATCTCTTTGAATATCGAACTGCTGCGGGTACGAGCTGTTCAGCAACAATCCAAACGACTGGCCTTCGGACCGGAAAAACAGAAAGGGAAAGGCGGAGTAAGACTGGTCCTTCACTTCATAAAATAGAGTATCGATCGTGCGCAGCAAATAACGGCCTTCGTTTCGATCTCTCTTGCCCTCGAAGGCGCCGAGCCCGTAGACCTCCATGGTCGACATCAGACGCAGCAGAAGGAATCTCTGCTCGTCCATCTGCATGCGCCCTTTCAGCAGGGTCTGCCCCTCAAGGTCGATACGAAAGCTTCCGGTCGGAGGATCGAGCACAAAGCGAAAGCTCTTGCGCCGGGCGATGATCTTGCTTTCGCTATCCTTAACGATCTGAAGGGATTCCTTGCGTCCGGATAGCGGGATGCCTGGCAGGTCGTCCACCGAATCGGCGGGATCGATCAATCTGCAAATGCGGAATACCTGGGCCGAATACGCAAAGACCCGGAAGCTGCCTTCTTTCTGATGTTTCTGCATGGGTTTGTATAAAAAGACCTTTGTTTCTGATTCAATATCGGCCTGCCTCTCTTTTTTTTCCTGTCCTTTTCCGGGCCGCTTCCGGTTTCTGATCATCATGAGTCGTGAACTGCGAAATAGAATCCTGCTTCTCTCCCTTGTCGTCGGCGCTGGCGCCCTGGCGCTCGCCGTACTTCTGCCTCCGGGGTATCGTTCCAAAAAGCGAACGCTACCGGCCACCTTCGATGAATACCTGAAAGAAAAACTGCGCATCTCGCACGAAAAGGGCGCACGCCCTGGAAACGAAGAGCGCCTGATCCGCTACGCCGATAAGACCGAGTTTGCCATTCTCTATATTCACGGATACGGTGCCTCCCGCGCCGAGGGGGAGCTTGTCGTCGACCAGCTTGCCGAGAAATTCAAGGCCAACACCTACTACGTGCGCCTTCCGGGCCACGGCACGAATCCAGAGGATCATGCTCAGGCCACCTTCTCGGATTATATCAACGAGGTCGAAGATGCCTATCAGATGACGCGTCTGCTCGGCGATCGCGTCATCATCGTCGGCACAAGTATGGGAGGCCTTCTGGCAACGTATCTGGGTTCCAGACACCCTGAAATCGACGGCCTGATCCTCACCTCGCCGTTTTATGATTTCGAGGACTGGCTGGGACGTCTTGCCAACGAACCCGGCGCCATGTATCTGCTCGAAACCGTCAACGGCAGCGCCTTTCGCAAAACCGAGAAGCGTCCGGATGATCCGAACGACAAACGAATTGAGGGATACCAGGATTTCTGGTACACAAAACAATATCTGAAGGCCATAAAATCCCTTGAGAATCTGCGG
This region of Leptonema illini DSM 21528 genomic DNA includes:
- a CDS encoding TIM-barrel domain-containing protein, which codes for MQKHQKEGSFRVFAYSAQVFRICRLIDPADSVDDLPGIPLSGRKESLQIVKDSESKIIARRKSFRFVLDPPTGSFRIDLEGQTLLKGRMQMDEQRFLLLRLMSTMEVYGLGAFEGKRDRNEGRYLLRTIDTLFYEVKDQSYSAFPFLFFRSEGQSFGLLLNSSYPQQFDIQRDTRIEEGLEIHVSRHLPTSVEKEPAPIDLVLFTGSPADILRSYAQLTGQPFLPPVWALGYHQSRWSYRSQKKVLEIAKTARQHRLPLDVIHLDIHYMDRYRVFTWNPEKFAEPERLHAELAEQGVRTVAIIDPGVAAKDDYDVYRGGLEGDHFCRKSDGSLYIGKVWPGLCAFPDFVREDTRYWWARQHKPIFNAGVSGIWNDMNEPALKMGKTTEPLDEDITHVDGSHLRYRNLYGNLEAKATNEAFNVWKPGQRPFVLTRSAFSGIQKYAALWTGDNHSSWAHLRDNLYQIVNLGLCGVPFSGADVGGFGSRSGKLGALKLRRQPELFQRWVELGSLMPFFRIHTTLYSYSQDPWSYGPEVLQNARKHINRRYSLLPYIYSLFWEAHRTGMPIVRPLFLEFPSVEYARTSSQFMLGPALLAAPVMQPSLRERVVELPPGDWYEFETGDLYRGGRVQIPVSPGYYPLFIRSGSMIPFARPGRNAEETLANDIFIQVYPDQEVQGTLILDDGLSLDYAHGKTFEARLKGKRDRNGDVSLEWTVTTREYQPTQSKLTLRLPLPYRQMNQKNKKIQGSVRTLGSEDRSVQVMEYELPLTQDWTATFVYRNIFQGEI
- a CDS encoding alpha/beta hydrolase; translated protein: MSRELRNRILLLSLVVGAGALALAVLLPPGYRSKKRTLPATFDEYLKEKLRISHEKGARPGNEERLIRYADKTEFAILYIHGYGASRAEGELVVDQLAEKFKANTYYVRLPGHGTNPEDHAQATFSDYINEVEDAYQMTRLLGDRVIIVGTSMGGLLATYLGSRHPEIDGLILTSPFYDFEDWLGRLANEPGAMYLLETVNGSAFRKTEKRPDDPNDKRIEGYQDFWYTKQYLKAIKSLENLREYAANSGTYERLTMPVLLLYYYKDEQHKDQTASVPAMLDAFHQFGMLDKPNPLNRAVAIERGNHVLLSRWVDADYDRSLQEMVLFVNAVKSRNVKK